The Sphingobacteriales bacterium genome contains a region encoding:
- the ftsZ gene encoding cell division protein FtsZ, with product MVKLNFDFQKDETSIIKVIGVGGGGSNAVSYMFKEGITGVEFLVCNTDNQALEKSPVAGKIQIGSKLTAGRGVGGDPEIGKRAALDDIEKIKAAIGGDTKMLFITAGMGGGTGTGAAPVIAQLSQEMGLLTVGIVTFPFQFEGPKRIKAAEEGIEELRKYVDALLIIRNEKLLEMFNGLPLTKAFSHADNVLATAAKGIAEIITVPGEMNVDFEDVKAIMKNSGTAIMGNGKAEGEDRATKAVKAALNSPLLKEKDIRGAQHILLNLSYGEEEIQVEEVTKITDYIRQEVGNEVDMKLGYCNYPALGKALSVTLIATSLEGRTKDSPKEEPVISEKPKLQETEKSEPPIDEDEDEIIILEDEEQEKKFEQLKLNFDKTPDPYIKKPKQADTQSLPDLKNPAYFEKIETIPAYLRKKVTLTDVPSADEIEISRFVLDDDAEKGPELKEENSFLSDNVD from the coding sequence ATGGTAAAGCTAAATTTTGATTTCCAGAAAGATGAAACCTCCATTATCAAGGTTATCGGAGTAGGTGGAGGCGGGAGCAATGCAGTGAGTTATATGTTTAAAGAAGGTATAACAGGCGTTGAATTTCTTGTTTGTAACACAGATAATCAGGCGTTGGAAAAAAGTCCGGTTGCAGGAAAAATACAGATAGGCAGTAAACTCACTGCCGGAAGAGGCGTAGGCGGAGACCCGGAAATCGGGAAACGTGCTGCCCTGGATGACATTGAAAAAATTAAAGCTGCCATTGGTGGGGATACTAAAATGCTTTTTATTACAGCTGGAATGGGCGGAGGTACCGGTACGGGTGCTGCTCCGGTTATTGCACAGTTATCGCAGGAAATGGGCTTACTGACGGTTGGCATTGTTACTTTCCCCTTTCAGTTTGAAGGGCCTAAACGCATAAAAGCCGCTGAAGAAGGTATTGAAGAGCTTCGGAAATATGTGGATGCCCTCCTGATTATCCGGAACGAAAAACTGCTTGAAATGTTCAACGGACTTCCGCTGACAAAAGCTTTTTCTCATGCCGACAATGTATTGGCAACTGCTGCAAAAGGTATTGCTGAAATTATCACGGTTCCGGGTGAAATGAATGTCGATTTTGAAGATGTCAAAGCCATTATGAAAAACAGTGGTACGGCCATCATGGGTAATGGCAAGGCAGAAGGAGAAGACAGGGCTACCAAAGCTGTAAAAGCTGCATTAAACTCCCCGCTGCTGAAAGAAAAAGATATCCGTGGTGCTCAGCATATACTCCTCAACCTCTCTTATGGTGAAGAAGAGATTCAGGTGGAAGAAGTAACCAAAATCACAGATTATATTCGCCAGGAGGTTGGAAATGAAGTAGATATGAAACTGGGATATTGCAACTATCCCGCACTTGGCAAAGCATTATCCGTTACCCTTATCGCCACATCTCTGGAAGGCAGGACAAAAGATTCCCCAAAAGAAGAGCCGGTTATCAGCGAAAAACCTAAGCTTCAGGAAACAGAAAAGTCTGAACCCCCAATTGATGAGGATGAAGATGAAATAATTATTCTGGAAGATGAAGAGCAGGAGAAAAAATTTGAACAACTGAAACTCAACTTTGATAAAACCCCTGATCCATATATTAAAAAGCCCAAACAGGCAGATACCCAATCACTTCCTGATTTAAAGAATCCGGCATATTTTGAAAAAATTGAAACCATCCCTGCCTATCTAAGGAAGAAAGTAACATTGACCGATGTTCCATCCGCTGATGAGATAGAAATATCGCGTTTTGTACTTGATGATGATGCCGAAAAAGGGCCGGAATTAAAGGAAGAAAATTCCTTTCTGAGTGATAATGTCGATTAA
- a CDS encoding dihydroorotate dehydrogenase electron transfer subunit — MKKRQSIVSIVSKREFPGNYILWEIRPPEKLEFIVPGQFISVLVENNPKVFLRRPFSIHQVDYHSNTIWFLMKMVGEGTRSLGSLREGDHMDILYPLGNGFSLIENANVLLVGGGYGIAPLYHLAEELIQKNTQVTFLFGAKTNTDLILKEKFEKHGKLMITTEDGSEGFKGMVISHPVLSHPENRIDFIYTCGPEAMMFAVADIALKHNIDCELSLDHVMGCGIGVCLSCVAKTVRGHETSCIHGPVYNSKDLVW; from the coding sequence ATGAAGAAAAGACAAAGTATTGTATCCATCGTATCAAAACGTGAATTTCCGGGAAATTATATTCTTTGGGAAATACGTCCACCTGAAAAACTTGAATTTATTGTCCCCGGACAGTTTATAAGTGTTTTGGTGGAAAACAACCCCAAAGTATTTCTCAGACGTCCCTTTTCGATTCATCAGGTTGATTATCATTCAAATACAATTTGGTTTCTGATGAAAATGGTCGGAGAGGGTACCCGCTCTCTCGGATCACTCAGGGAAGGCGATCACATGGATATACTATATCCTCTGGGCAACGGATTCAGCTTAATTGAAAATGCAAACGTATTGCTTGTTGGAGGGGGATATGGAATAGCACCGCTGTATCATCTGGCAGAAGAGCTGATTCAGAAAAATACTCAGGTAACCTTTTTATTCGGAGCAAAAACAAACACTGACCTTATTTTGAAAGAGAAATTTGAAAAACATGGGAAATTAATGATAACCACTGAAGACGGAAGTGAAGGCTTTAAGGGAATGGTAATATCGCATCCTGTCTTAAGCCATCCGGAAAATAGAATTGATTTTATTTACACCTGCGGACCTGAAGCCATGATGTTTGCGGTAGCTGATATTGCGCTTAAACACAACATTGATTGCGAGTTATCGCTTGACCATGTCATGGGTTGCGGAATAGGGGTATGCCTGAGTTGTGTGGCAAAAACCGTCAGAGGGCACGAAACAAGCTGTATTCACGGACCTGTTTATAATTCAAAAGATTTGGTATGGTAG
- a CDS encoding dihydroorotate dehydrogenase, whose amino-acid sequence MVDLRVNLNGLELKNPVMTASGTCGFGEELVDFMDVSALGALVVKGTTREKREGNPYPRIAETPSGMLNTIGLQNKGIDYFVNELYPRISHLNEHIIVNVSGSVVEDYVYVCERLADLPRCTAVEVNISCPNIKEGGLAFGTSCPAAAQVTKEVRKVWKRHMMVKLSPNVTSIADVAMAVEAEGADSVSLVNTFLAMAIDAETRKPVLSTITGGLSGPAIKPIALRMVWQVHQAVKIPVVGMGGIMNARDAVEFMLAGASAVQVGTATFIDPASCIKIISGLEEYCERHGFSSVSALTGALEY is encoded by the coding sequence ATGGTAGATTTAAGGGTAAATCTGAACGGACTGGAGCTGAAAAATCCGGTTATGACTGCCAGCGGAACCTGTGGTTTTGGTGAGGAACTGGTTGATTTTATGGATGTTTCTGCTCTCGGAGCCCTGGTGGTCAAAGGCACAACCCGTGAAAAAAGGGAAGGAAATCCCTATCCGCGAATTGCCGAAACGCCTTCCGGGATGCTTAATACCATTGGTTTACAAAACAAAGGTATTGATTATTTTGTCAATGAACTTTATCCTCGCATTTCGCACCTGAACGAACATATCATTGTCAATGTCTCGGGTTCAGTGGTGGAAGACTATGTTTATGTTTGTGAGCGGCTGGCCGATTTGCCCCGGTGCACGGCTGTTGAAGTCAATATTTCCTGCCCGAATATCAAGGAAGGAGGGTTGGCATTCGGAACATCCTGTCCGGCTGCTGCTCAGGTAACCAAAGAAGTCAGAAAGGTATGGAAACGACATATGATGGTGAAGTTGTCTCCTAATGTTACAAGCATTGCCGATGTTGCTATGGCAGTGGAGGCAGAAGGTGCTGATTCTGTATCGCTTGTAAATACTTTCCTCGCCATGGCTATTGATGCAGAAACCAGAAAACCGGTATTATCGACCATTACGGGTGGATTGTCGGGCCCTGCCATCAAGCCGATTGCTTTACGTATGGTCTGGCAGGTTCATCAGGCGGTAAAAATTCCGGTAGTCGGCATGGGAGGTATCATGAATGCACGTGATGCTGTGGAGTTCATGCTGGCTGGTGCTTCTGCCGTTCAGGTCGGGACAGCTACTTTTATTGATCCTGCTTCCTGCATTAAAATCATCTCAGGATTGGAGGAATATTGCGAAAGACATGGATTTTCTTCCGTCTCCGCTTTAACAGGTGCGCTTGAATATTGA
- the ftsA gene encoding cell division protein FtsA has protein sequence MSNREIIVGLDIGTTKIAALVGEQVDKNKLNILGYGTAPSKDAVVRGIVINIDRTVEAIRFAIERAANMANVDIKSVYVGIAGQHVKCLHHRGQITRNNAEDEISQEDIDRLMSDMHKVALDPGEEIIHVIPQDYIVDNERGIKHPIGMAGVRLEGNFHIITAQTTATKNISRCITKANLTEIDTILEPLASAEAVLFEEEKEAGVALIDIGGGTTDIAIFQDNILRHTAVIPLGGEVITNDIKIGCNVLYSQAEKLKIKFGSALANEAKQNVRISIPMLKDRPPREISSVNLAKIIQSRVEEIFDHVIFQIKSSGYEKKLQGGIVLTGGGALLKHLPQLVEYRTGIDVRLGYPAEYLAKGVIEDINSPVYSTGIGLMLFALKNAKKEVKEIEKGNQPIRRSGFSSIASKIKEWLKDGQEDFKN, from the coding sequence ATGAGTAACAGGGAAATAATAGTCGGATTAGACATCGGGACTACCAAAATAGCAGCATTGGTCGGTGAACAGGTGGACAAGAATAAGCTCAACATTCTTGGATACGGAACAGCGCCCTCAAAAGATGCCGTAGTCAGGGGTATCGTCATTAACATTGACCGCACAGTGGAAGCTATCCGTTTTGCGATAGAAAGAGCAGCCAATATGGCCAATGTGGATATCAAGTCGGTTTATGTCGGTATTGCCGGTCAGCATGTGAAATGTCTGCATCACAGGGGGCAGATTACCAGAAACAATGCCGAAGACGAAATATCACAGGAAGACATTGACAGGCTCATGAGCGATATGCATAAAGTAGCCCTCGACCCGGGAGAAGAAATAATCCATGTCATTCCGCAGGACTATATCGTTGATAATGAAAGGGGTATAAAACATCCGATAGGAATGGCCGGTGTCAGGCTTGAAGGCAATTTTCACATCATTACCGCCCAGACCACTGCCACCAAAAACATTTCGAGATGTATCACCAAAGCCAACCTGACTGAAATAGACACTATTCTCGAACCTCTGGCTTCTGCTGAGGCTGTCCTTTTCGAAGAAGAAAAAGAAGCCGGTGTCGCACTGATTGATATTGGAGGCGGAACAACTGATATTGCTATATTTCAGGACAATATACTGAGGCATACTGCTGTCATTCCGCTTGGTGGCGAAGTCATTACCAATGACATAAAAATCGGGTGTAATGTACTTTATTCTCAGGCTGAGAAGCTAAAAATCAAATTTGGTTCGGCCCTTGCCAACGAAGCCAAACAAAATGTCCGGATCTCTATTCCCATGCTGAAAGATCGTCCACCGAGGGAAATATCCAGCGTAAATCTGGCTAAAATCATTCAGTCACGTGTGGAAGAAATCTTTGATCATGTGATTTTTCAGATCAAAAGTTCGGGATATGAGAAAAAATTACAGGGCGGAATAGTGCTGACCGGAGGAGGAGCCTTGCTCAAACACCTGCCTCAGCTTGTTGAATACCGTACGGGTATTGATGTCAGATTAGGTTATCCTGCCGAATATCTGGCAAAAGGGGTTATAGAAGATATTAATAGTCCTGTTTATTCTACTGGTATAGGCTTAATGCTCTTTGCCCTGAAGAACGCCAAAAAAGAGGTTAAAGAAATTGAAAAGGGTAATCAGCCTATCAGAAGAAGTGGTTTTTCGTCCATTGCCTCAAAAATAAAGGAGTGGCTGAAAGACGGACAGGAAGATTTTAAAAACTGA